From a single Betaproteobacteria bacterium genomic region:
- a CDS encoding peptidylprolyl isomerase produces the protein MIDQACGGAVRWYSYALLLLLAVLGVSAAVAATETRPGRRVLTLDRIVAVVNDEVITEHELQDRYDLVIRQLGQQGTPLPPKDVLEKQLLERMINDRVQLQYARETGIRVDDVQLERALSRIAQDSGLTLQQFRDTLEREGIAFNQFREEIRSEILLARLKEREVDSKLVVSDSEIDNFLSTSDAQLGKGDEYNISHILVLVPEQASPEQLQRQRARAEDALAQLRGGASFGQIAASFSDAPDALQGGSLGWRSPARLPAIFVEAVQSMNPGDLSPVLRSPNGFHIVKLVDRRSAGGPVMIQQSRVRHILIKTNELVSQRDARDRLVKLKERIDNGADFAEMARLHSDDGSASRGGELGWISPGDTVPDFEQAMNALQIGQVSDPVQTPFGFHLIQVQERRTEDMSKERQRLVAKQALRQRKAEEAYQEWVRQLRDRAYVEYRIEDR, from the coding sequence ATGATCGATCAAGCCTGCGGCGGCGCCGTCCGCTGGTATTCATACGCGTTGCTGCTGCTCCTGGCGGTGCTGGGGGTGAGCGCTGCCGTCGCCGCCACCGAGACGAGGCCCGGTCGCCGCGTGCTGACGCTGGATCGCATCGTCGCGGTGGTGAACGACGAGGTGATCACCGAGCACGAGCTGCAGGACCGCTACGACCTCGTCATCCGCCAGCTCGGGCAACAGGGCACCCCGCTGCCACCGAAGGATGTGCTGGAAAAGCAGCTCCTCGAGCGCATGATCAACGACCGGGTGCAGCTGCAGTACGCCAGGGAGACCGGCATTCGCGTCGACGATGTTCAGCTGGAGCGGGCGCTCTCGCGCATCGCGCAGGACAGCGGTCTCACCCTGCAGCAGTTCCGCGACACGCTGGAGCGGGAAGGCATCGCCTTCAACCAGTTCCGGGAAGAGATTCGCAGCGAGATCCTGCTTGCCCGCCTGAAGGAGCGCGAGGTCGACTCGAAACTGGTGGTGAGCGACAGCGAGATCGACAATTTCCTGAGCACCAGCGACGCGCAGCTCGGCAAGGGCGACGAGTACAATATCTCCCACATCCTCGTGCTGGTGCCCGAGCAGGCGAGCCCGGAGCAATTGCAGCGGCAGCGTGCACGCGCCGAGGACGCGCTTGCGCAGTTGCGTGGCGGCGCTTCCTTCGGCCAGATCGCGGCGAGCTTTTCCGACGCCCCCGACGCGCTGCAGGGCGGCTCCCTCGGCTGGCGCTCGCCAGCCCGTCTGCCGGCCATCTTCGTCGAGGCGGTGCAGTCGATGAATCCGGGGGACCTGAGTCCGGTGCTGCGCAGCCCCAACGGTTTTCACATCGTCAAGCTGGTCGATCGCCGCAGCGCGGGCGGGCCGGTCATGATCCAGCAATCGCGCGTGCGTCATATCCTCATCAAGACCAATGAGCTCGTGTCGCAGCGCGACGCGCGCGACCGGCTCGTCAAGCTCAAGGAGCGGATCGACAACGGGGCCGATTTTGCCGAGATGGCGCGCCTGCACTCGGACGACGGCAGCGCGTCGCGCGGCGGAGAGCTGGGCTGGATCTCGCCGGGCGATACGGTGCCGGATTTCGAGCAAGCCATGAACGCGCTGCAGATCGGTCAGGTGAGCGATCCGGTGCAGACACCTTTCGGCTTTCACCTGATTCAGGTGCAAGAGCGGCGCACGGAGGACATGTCGAAGGAGCGCCAGCGTCTGGTCGCCAAGCAGGCGCTGCGTCAGCGCAAGGCCGAGGAGGCCTATCAGGAGTGGGTGCGCCAGCTGCGCGATCGCGCCTACGTCGAGTATCGGATCGAGGACCGCTGA
- the pdxA gene encoding 4-hydroxythreonine-4-phosphate dehydrogenase PdxA, which translates to MSAAAGRSVATHLPPPVIALTIGEPAGVGPDIVAMAAQHHFGGRIVVIGDRGLLAARAAQRKLPLPIGAPDDGADWTLEEVPLAYPSQAGTLDLRNAGSVLATLENAVAGCRSGRYDAVVTAPVHKGVINDAGIPFTGHTEFLAERAGVPRVVMMLVGDRLRVALATTHLPLSQVPAAITRESLASTLRILHADLVRRFGIASPRILVAGLNPHAGEGGHLGREEIEVLGPVLDALRAEGLRLEGPLPADTLFHPARLADADCVLAMYHDQGLPVLKYASFGRGVNVTLGLPFIRTSVDHGTALERAGTGEVDPGSLIAAIELAIELVQRERARAASAGH; encoded by the coding sequence ATCTCTGCGGCTGCAGGACGCAGCGTTGCCACTCACCTCCCTCCGCCTGTCATCGCGTTGACGATCGGCGAGCCCGCCGGAGTCGGCCCCGACATCGTCGCCATGGCAGCACAGCACCATTTCGGAGGCCGGATCGTCGTGATCGGCGATCGCGGTCTGCTCGCCGCTCGCGCAGCGCAACGCAAGTTGCCGTTACCGATCGGCGCCCCCGACGACGGCGCCGACTGGACGCTCGAAGAGGTACCCCTCGCGTACCCTTCGCAGGCGGGGACGCTCGACCTGCGCAACGCCGGCTCCGTGTTGGCGACCCTGGAGAATGCGGTCGCTGGCTGCCGCAGCGGACGCTACGATGCCGTGGTGACCGCACCGGTGCACAAGGGGGTGATCAACGACGCCGGCATTCCGTTCACCGGCCACACCGAGTTTCTGGCCGAGCGCGCAGGCGTGCCGCGTGTCGTGATGATGCTGGTGGGCGACCGGTTGCGGGTGGCGCTCGCGACGACGCATCTGCCGCTGAGTCAGGTGCCGGCTGCCATCACCCGCGAATCGCTGGCGTCGACGTTGCGCATCCTGCATGCAGACCTCGTGCGCCGTTTCGGCATCGCCAGTCCGCGCATTCTCGTCGCAGGCCTCAACCCGCACGCCGGCGAGGGCGGTCATCTCGGGCGCGAGGAGATCGAGGTCCTGGGCCCGGTGCTCGATGCCTTGCGTGCCGAGGGCCTTCGCCTGGAAGGTCCGCTGCCCGCGGACACGCTGTTCCACCCCGCACGCCTGGCCGATGCCGACTGCGTCCTGGCGATGTATCACGATCAGGGACTGCCCGTGCTCAAGTACGCAAGCTTCGGCCGTGGCGTCAACGTGACCCTCGGACTGCCCTTCATCCGCACGTCGGTCGATCACGGCACGGCCCTGGAGCGGGCGGGCACCGGAGAGGTCGATCCGGGCAGCCTGATCGCCGCCATCGAGCTGGCGATCGAACTGGTGCAGCGCGAACGGGCGCGGGCCGCCAGCGCTGGGCACTGA
- the rsmA gene encoding 16S rRNA (adenine(1518)-N(6)/adenine(1519)-N(6))-dimethyltransferase RsmA, whose amino-acid sequence MQHTARKRFGQHFLVDRHYIDRIVAAVDPRADDRLVEIGPGLGALTRPLLERVHHLTAVEIDRDIVAMLRGAFPQERLTVCDQDALTFDFAAVGDELRVVGNLPYNISSPLLFRLAAASARLRDMHFMLQQEVVERMAAAPATPAYGRLSVMLQYRFEVVPLFHVPPGAFRPPPKVESAVVRLLPLASRALAPRDESLLAELVRRAFGQRRKTLRNALKGLAGEDLLRGLGLDPAARAEVLPVAAFVAIANAAAEARLTPPSSG is encoded by the coding sequence TTGCAGCACACTGCACGCAAACGCTTCGGCCAGCATTTTCTGGTCGACCGCCATTACATCGATCGCATCGTCGCTGCGGTCGATCCCAGGGCAGACGACCGGCTCGTCGAGATCGGTCCCGGGCTGGGCGCGCTGACGCGCCCGCTGCTCGAGCGCGTCCATCATCTGACAGCGGTGGAGATCGACCGCGATATCGTGGCCATGCTGCGCGGCGCATTTCCCCAAGAGCGGCTGACCGTATGCGATCAGGATGCCCTGACGTTCGACTTTGCCGCAGTCGGCGATGAGCTCCGGGTGGTGGGCAACCTCCCCTACAACATCTCCTCGCCGCTCCTGTTTCGCCTGGCGGCGGCAAGCGCCCGGCTGCGGGACATGCATTTCATGCTGCAGCAGGAGGTCGTCGAGCGCATGGCGGCGGCGCCCGCCACGCCGGCCTACGGGCGTCTGTCGGTGATGCTGCAGTATCGCTTCGAGGTCGTGCCGCTCTTCCACGTGCCGCCCGGCGCGTTCCGGCCGCCGCCGAAGGTCGAATCGGCGGTGGTGCGGCTGCTGCCGCTCGCTTCGCGGGCGCTCGCGCCACGCGACGAATCGCTGCTGGCCGAATTGGTGAGGCGGGCTTTCGGGCAGCGCCGCAAGACGCTGCGCAACGCGCTCAAGGGACTCGCAGGCGAAGACCTCTTGCGGGGGCTCGGACTCGACCCCGCCGCGCGCGCCGAGGTATTGCCGGTGGCGGCGTTCGTGGCGATTGCGAACGCCGCCGCGGAGGCCCGGCTTACGCCGCCTTCTTCTGGATGA